One region of Lactobacillus johnsonii genomic DNA includes:
- the lgt gene encoding prolipoprotein diacylglyceryl transferase: protein MSLALNPVAFNLGPLQVKWYGILMATGVLVATLMAINEGKKRHIMPDDFIDFLLWAVPIGFIGARIYYVVFEWGYFSQHPDQIIAIWNGGIAIYGGLIAGLIVLLIFCHQRMLPPFLMLDIIAPGVMAAQVIARWGNFMNQEAHGAKTTLSFLESLHLPHFIIQQMYINGSYYQPTYLYESTLNLIGLILILSLRHRKHLFKRGEIFLGYVIWYSAVRFFVEGMRTDSLYIANTIRVSQALSLILFFGAIILWIYRRKIVKPKWYLAGSGLKYPYNRD from the coding sequence ATGAGTTTAGCCTTAAATCCTGTAGCTTTTAATCTAGGGCCGCTTCAAGTTAAGTGGTACGGTATTTTAATGGCTACTGGAGTTTTAGTAGCAACCTTAATGGCAATTAATGAAGGAAAGAAAAGGCATATTATGCCTGATGACTTTATTGACTTTCTCCTATGGGCAGTTCCAATTGGTTTTATTGGGGCCCGAATATATTATGTAGTTTTTGAATGGGGCTACTTTTCTCAACATCCCGATCAAATAATTGCTATTTGGAACGGTGGTATTGCTATTTACGGTGGTTTGATTGCGGGACTAATTGTATTATTAATTTTTTGTCATCAACGAATGCTACCGCCATTTCTAATGCTTGATATCATTGCTCCAGGTGTAATGGCTGCCCAAGTAATTGCTCGGTGGGGTAATTTTATGAATCAAGAAGCACATGGTGCTAAAACAACCTTGTCTTTCTTAGAAAGTCTACATTTGCCTCATTTTATTATTCAGCAGATGTACATTAACGGTTCATATTATCAACCAACTTATTTATATGAGTCGACTTTAAATTTAATTGGTTTGATTTTGATTTTGAGTTTACGTCATAGAAAACATCTTTTTAAGCGTGGAGAAATATTTTTAGGTTATGTAATTTGGTATTCTGCTGTTCGCTTCTTTGTTGAAGGAATGAGAACAGATAGTTTATACATTGCTAATACTATTAGAGTTTCACAAGCATTGAGCTTGATTTTATTTTTTGGTGCAATTATTCTTTGGATTTATCGTCGTAAGATTGTAAAACCAAAGTGGTATTTGGCTGGCAGCGGTTTAAAATACCCGTATAATAGAGATTGA
- the hprK gene encoding HPr(Ser) kinase/phosphatase — protein MVEAVKVSELVKDLPSLRVVEGKEYLDQKLINTSDISRPGLELTGYFDFYPKNRIQLLGRTEISYSARLDHDLRERVFNKMATPETPCFIVSRGLPIPSEMLETAEKEKIPVLSSNMATTHLSSVITQFLDEKLAPRKSIHGVLVEIYGMGVLIIGNSGVGKSETALDLVKRGHRLIADDRVDVYQKDDKTVVGEAPKILKHLMEIRGIGIIDVMNLFGAGAVKDSTEIQLIICLQNWDPKANYDRLGFNEKTREIFEVDVPQVTVPVKVGRNLAIIIEVAAMNFRAKKMGYDASQKFEQNLTELISDNSKKDEGDSRK, from the coding sequence ATGGTTGAAGCAGTTAAAGTAAGTGAATTAGTAAAAGATCTTCCTTCACTTAGAGTGGTTGAAGGAAAGGAATATTTAGATCAAAAATTAATTAATACTTCTGATATTTCTCGTCCAGGTTTAGAATTAACAGGTTATTTTGATTTTTATCCTAAAAATAGAATCCAATTGCTAGGAAGAACAGAAATTTCTTATAGTGCACGTTTAGATCATGATTTGCGTGAGCGAGTATTTAACAAAATGGCAACTCCAGAAACGCCTTGCTTCATTGTGTCACGAGGTTTACCAATTCCTTCAGAAATGCTTGAAACAGCTGAGAAAGAAAAGATACCTGTTCTTTCTAGTAATATGGCTACAACACATTTATCAAGTGTCATTACTCAATTTCTAGATGAAAAGCTTGCGCCTCGAAAGAGTATTCACGGTGTTTTAGTAGAAATCTATGGAATGGGTGTATTGATTATTGGAAATTCTGGTGTTGGTAAGTCAGAAACAGCCCTAGACTTGGTAAAACGTGGACATCGGTTAATTGCAGATGATCGAGTTGATGTATATCAAAAAGATGACAAGACTGTAGTTGGAGAAGCTCCTAAAATTCTAAAGCATTTAATGGAGATTCGCGGAATTGGAATTATTGATGTAATGAATCTTTTTGGTGCTGGAGCGGTTAAGGACAGTACTGAAATTCAATTGATAATCTGTTTGCAAAATTGGGATCCAAAAGCTAATTATGATCGCTTAGGATTTAATGAAAAAACGCGTGAGATTTTTGAAGTAGATGTGCCGCAAGTAACTGTTCCAGTTAAAGTCGGACGGAATTTAGCTATTATTATTGAAGTAGCTGCTATGAACTTCAGAGCTAAGAAAATGGGTTATGATGCTAGCCAAAAATTTGAACAAAATCTAACTGAACTAATTTCAGATAATTCTAAAAAAGACGAAGGTGACAGCAGGAAATGA